In the Euphorbia lathyris chromosome 5, ddEupLath1.1, whole genome shotgun sequence genome, one interval contains:
- the LOC136231187 gene encoding probable NAD(P)H dehydrogenase (quinone) FQR1-like 2: MGKGGGCVPSKSKKSAVADDRQLLSNVAPIPVDDDNAVNNNVSSDAVPEIESVSELKLFIVFYSMYGHVEGLARRMKKGVDGVEGVQGILYQVPETLTDEVLKNMKAPPKDSEIPEITAAELVDADGILFGFPTRYGCMAAQMKSFFDSTGQLWKEQKLAGKPAGFFVSTGTQGGGQETTAWTAITQLAHHGMLFVPIGYTFGAGMFKIDSIRGGSPYGAGIYAGDGSREPTEPELALAEHQGKYMAAMVKKLAQA; the protein is encoded by the exons ATGGGGAAAGGAGGAGGCTGTGTTCCGAGCAAGAGCAAAAAGTCTGCCGTCGCCGACGACCGCCAACTTTTGTCTAATGTCGCACCGATCCCTGTCGACGACGATAACGCAGTCAATAACAATGTAAGTAGTGACGCAGTACCGGAAATCGAATCCGTTTCAGAATTGAAGCTATTCATTGTATTTTACTCGATGTACGGTCACGTGGAAGGATTAGCCAGGAGGATGAAGAAGGGAGTAGACGGAGTTGAAGGAGTTCAGGGTATTTTGTATCAAGTGCCGGAGACGTTAACAGATGAGGTGTTGAAGAACATGAAGGCGCCGCCGAAGGACTCTGAGATTCCGGAAATAACGGCTGCGGAATTGGTGGATGCCGATGGAATTTTGTTTGGATTCCCGACGAGGTACGGCTGTATGGCTGCTCAGATGAAGTCGTTTTTTGATTCGACTGGTCAGTTATGGAAGGAGCAGAAACTTGCTGGAAAACCTGCTGGATTTTTCGTCAGCACTGGAACTCAAGGTGGCGGTCAAGAAACCACAGC ATGGACAGCAATTACCCAGTTAGCTCACCATGGAATGCTATTTGTTCCTATTGGATACACATTTGGAGCTGGTATGTTCAAGATTGATTCTATTCGAGGAGGTTCTCCTTATGGTGCTGGCATTTATGCTGGCGACGGCTCAAGAGAACCAACAGAACCAGAGCTGGCACTTGCAGAACATCAGGGCAAATATATGGCTGCAATGGTAAAGAAACTTGCCCAGGCTTGA